The Kwoniella shivajii chromosome 4, complete sequence genome segment TTCCACAGTGTAGAGCTTTTGGAGATGggtttgaagctgatcaaggtCCGAATGATTTAGTCAATATGGTATGTGATTTATCGAGCAGAATCTCATAGTATGGGATAAGTTCAGCTGATTGCTCGTAATAAAATTAGGTTGTATTTTGTACCGTAAGGTTATACGGAATAAATGTCATCTGTCATTAGTTTTATTATGGATCAGCTGACGGTTTTCACTCTTCTCTATTTTTCAGAAAACATATTCCCCTTTATTGACATTTCGAGCTCCAACACCATTCGATGGACTCCGATCACCACTAAGAGCCCATGTATATTCGACTTTCCATCCTCATGAAATACGCTTGGACACTATCGTATCAGACGAAGATATGGTGGATCCTGAATTGATGTTGGTCAAAGGAAGAgcaaagaaagaattgaataAATGGCAGATTGGAAGTAGCATGGCCACTTGGAGAGCAATGCAGAAGAGTGAGTCGCAGAAATATCCTACTTATCCCTTAGAGAGCGATTTACGTGATTACAAGAGTACTCTATATGACAATGGGTGAATGAACTGATGCCAAATTCGATTGACTAGTCTTAACACCTGAGATGTGGTTGGCTTACTGATAGACTTACAATGCATTGCTATGTTACAAAACAAGGGTACAACATATCTGTGTATACAATTCTAATGTGATATGCGTAAGAGGGACCGATGAAACGGTACTTCTTATACTATTCACTTTCCACTATTGATATTGTTTGGTGTTTCTTATCATCTGTCGACTTTCGTCAACATTGAACAAATATCCTCATTCAGCGTCAGCTTTGTTGCTATTATCATCTCTAAAAACCAATATAGAGCAGATACCACCActtttcacatcttcttcaataaTCAGCccatcaaatccaattaATCCTATAAAGCATAAATGCTTATCAGTTGTTCTGCTACGACAATCATCGAATGACCGAAGATTCGAAAAGACTCACTACTTGGACTTAAACCTGAAACGCCATCTAAACCACCTTCGACCAATCTATCAAGCATCATTGCGTCTTGTCTCCCTTCGTCCTTTACAGGCTTGCCACCACCAGCTGATTTACAGGTCTTCTCAGCGTCTACAGGGTCGGAGGATGGGGTAGTGGGTGTGCCCGTGTTTGCACTTGCAGGAGAaccattccttttcttctttttaccgGTCGTCGTCCCGTTGCCATTGACATTGCCATTTGTCTTTTCGGGTGGAGGAGTAGGCACAGTCAATCTGATTTCATCCACATACTCTTCTGATATATTTGAACTAGAAGATGACAAGTTGGAACGGAAAGcgtttgaagatgaggttgaatCCAATTGACCGGAAGACGAACTTGCGCCTGATTCTGTAGGTAAAAACCATGGACATCGAGCGTATCGTTGGAATAGAGGTGTTCCAGGCTATGGTATTTGACAAGAATGGTTAGCGTGAACGATAAGAGGGAAACGCAAGTCTCAAACCCACGATATTTGAATGACATAAGATCTTGATAACGATACCTTGTTTCGAAACTAAGAAATCTAATCCATAATGAAAGTAATTCCAAAAGCCTAATTGATCAATGGTAGACACattgaatcagctttgttcgTCTCTGTCGAGGTCATTTCAGCTCGTGTATACTCACATGCTCCATTCTGGTCTCTATCCTTATCTTTGTTATTACCACTACCACCCCACATTTTCTCcaatctatcatcttctttccagaACTTCCTCAGTGGTGAGCCTAGATCCAACATCAAATCTTGTGAAGTTGTTTTACCTATCATGATGGGTATGATTTGATCACCTTCTAAGCCTAACGTAACACCTTTATTTGGCTATTGAGGGATGAATGTCAGCTAAAAGAGTATCATCAAGTTTTGACGATTTTGATAGCTGATCCATCTTCCCAGAAATGGATTGTCAGACAAAAAGAAACGTTGACATACTTGAATTACACAAGATATCAAAGTGGGTTCCAATTCTTCATTGTCTTtaggttgaatgataatcGTATTGACAATATCTTCTCTTGGACCTAAAGGTGTATCACCCAAATCGGCGTTTACCAACTTGAAAGTTATACCTGGGAAATCCAATACATCACcttgatgagagatgaatgtAGGACCCATTAATCGTCCTACCCTTGCTCTAGTCAATGGTAAATGACTTGATGATAAAACTTGATTTTCATATGTCAAACTTAATCCCGAATATGAGTTCGGAGGCGAATTTGGCTTCGGacttgaagttgaagaagtggatTTGAGTTGGGAAGGGATTGTGtttatcgatatcaaagataaaaGTTGATATAGTGGTGAATGAGGGAAATATAATGAAATGTATGGTAAATGTATTGTTATTGCTGATTTGTGTGGATTCTATGGTATTACTTGGATTAGCACTAGTCTGACTTGTTTTCCTTTCGATAAAAAGCAAACTCATACATGATTAATGGGAGAGGGTGTAGCTTCATTGAGAGTCATTGCATTTGGTACGGATCTAACCATtactcacatcttcatcccatgATACTTCAACCTTTGGATATTCGGTCTTATGAGTTCGTATAAGTTCCAGTACATGCCAAAGGTTGTCGCCTAACGATAGAATGATCTCACATCAGCGATGAAGCGGTGATAGGTTCTGCATGCTTATGTGCGTGATCCCGTCCACAAATCAAGACCTTTACTCACCAAGTTTAAATATCCCTACTGCTCCTCCAGGGATAACATCGTATGAAGGAGTCCTGACAGTCATGTTCTATCCATGCATGTCTATTCTTGCTGTCAACGATGTCTTGTTGGGTATCGTGGATTGTGAGCTGGTTTGAGACGTTTGTAGATGAGCTTTGCATCAGTCGaagtatcatcaacaaatgaAACCATACGAAACAAAGGGGAATGCAATGAAGATGACCCAATTTACACGCGACGTCATAGGTCATATCCAAACAACTTGCCACCCAAATATTAGAGAAATGCCCGAAACGTTATCAAAGTTAACGTGATTTTTCAGTCTGCGGACGAAACGTTAATGACAAATTGGGTACTGGGTATCTTCACCAGTCCACTTCACTTCATACGTCTCATGATCTAGCTTGTTTGACCTTTGTGTGCATCAGAGTGCTTGGCTCTGTTTCTCATCCTGAATTGCTGGATCTGCATTTGTACAAAGAAATGGCAGCGCAATTAGACTCTCGACTCGGTCCAAATTCAATTCCGCAATCAGgctcaaattcaaatacgACAAAAGCCGTTCAATCGCCCAAGGAAGAAACGGATGCTATCACTTCATCACTCACTGCACGTCGTCGTCACTCTCTAGGATCGATCATACGTTCTTATCGACATCCGtccaattcagcttcagcctccgaatcaaaaggtaaaggtaaaagtaAAGATAGGACAGAACATGttatagaagaagaaggagtcGTCGGGATGGGGTTcggagatggagaaggtatggaagaaggagaagaaacgatcgcacgaaatcaagaggacgaagaagggCAGCAAGAATCTGAAAATGCTCAAAGACACTATAAATTAGAACTTGAAGCTTATGAGAACTCGAAAGGTGATCCTATAAATATTCAAAAAAATATAAATGGTAAGAAGTTGAATATAAATCTAGAAAATGACTGTATAGTAAATTATGAGAAAGAATACGTATGGGATGGTAGGTCATTCATCGGTATTCGAGCGCACGATTGGGATGCCATAAGCTGAAATGGAGCATGTTTAGTTCTATTCGAAAATCAAAGGGGGTAAGCTGAATTTCAAATTTCTAACTTTTGCTAGTCACGGAACCCTATGAATAGCTGACCAAGTATCAATCTCGGTATGATAGAATATTCATATTTGGGAAAGGAAATTTTTCTTCACGAACCTTACTTCCTTCAGATCCATCAGCTTTCACCAGACCATCAAAAATTATACCCTCTGCATCGTCCCTGTCAGCGAAGAAGGGGTCTATCTCAGCCGAAGAACCTGCTCAacccccttcatcttcatcttcatcgaatgATAAGCAATCTCATCGAAACCAAACTCAGACACGGTCGAATAAGACTTCTTATACACTAGATACTTATCAGCCACCCTTACCAGAATGGGAATACCTGACGTCGTGGATGATCAATATGCGTACTGGAACGGATGAATCAGGATGGAGGTATAATGCCTGGTTCAAGAAAAAAGGTTGGTCAAGTCATGCTGGCCCTGTAGGATGGGGAGGATGggtcagaagaagagaatggatCAGATTACGAGCTGTCGGAGTGGACTCGGTCGACGGAGAAGGTACTGCGATAATTCGTGATGGGAGAGAAAAGGTCGAACAAAATGGAAAACACCTGAAAGACGTAATGAGGAGTGAGGAGATTAAACCGAACGTGCTGGAAGTGCTAGTGGTTATGGGTAGATTACGCTTGGACAGACAAAGAATAGAACTATGGAGTAAATGGCTtgaaaatgagaagaaggacagtAACGCTTGGAAGAGGCTGGAGATGACTTGTAGTGATGAACACGCTGTGAGTCGTCATAATTTCGAACGGCGAATCACAGATACGTTCGTTCAAACTGATCATGTACATATATAGCTCAACGATCTGCGCAAACAATTCACATATCcttcaactttctcttcattttTGAAGATCTTATCAGAGCATTCCATCAAATCACCTCAATTAACTAGCGACTCCAATACACCTAAAAATGACGACCAGAATGAAGATCATATTGAGaacgattcatcatcttctgagaTATTACCAGTACCAACTACCCCATCAGACCTTTCCACTTACTCTCCGTCTGTTTCTCAGCCTTCTCACTTAGATAAATCCTAAGTTTTTCCAAAGCTCTATATCTATGTGATATTTTGTTCTTGGCTACGCCGTCCATTTCCGCATAAGTcaatccttcaccttcgatgGGAGCGAATATTGGATCCCAACCGAAATGACCTGGGCCTTTAGCTGGTACGATATTACCTTCTGTTCTACCTTCGAATAAAATCGGTTCAGATCCAGGTCCAGACGAATACGCAAATGTACATAAAGCAGTCGCTTTTGTACTTGGGAACCCTTCGAGGAGTGTGTTTAATCCTACATGAGACCAAATACATATGATTTAGTCACATTCTTCATAAAAGCCTCATTATAATTTTAGTTCAATAGCATATAGCACATGTCATGATGTAATAGTCAAAGAATTTAcgaatgatgagatatcgtATTGTTTTATGTTCTATGGCAAGACTGTAAAACAAAACTTACCTTCATGACCCAGCTTAGCTAAGAAATCTTTTATGTATGGTCCAGGTAATCCGCCAAGTGCTTCGAAACACAGTGCCGTATCTTCAGTAACGCACGCTGTTCCGAGCTAAACACAAGGAGCGAGTCAGCCGTACAGAGTACCCCGTGATATCGTGACACGAAAAAGACCTGCAGTTGCACAGATACAGTGTCACATAcctcttcagcagctgcttTCACTTTGGCAATAGCTACTTCTTGTGTTGTACCTTGAACTTCTGGGACTGAATGAATACCGTCCCGTCAGCTCAGCTCATCCTCTTTTCACCCAGAGTTGTTGACCGTGAAGTGGACTTTGAAAAGCTATCTTTTTTGGCTCACCATCAACCGCTTTAGAAGTCACTTGTATTGAGCCATCTCCAGCAGCCAAGATAGCTTTGACTTCCTTAAGCTTATTAGCATTTCCAGTCACGAAGACTGCAATGAAAGGTATTGATCAGCACTGATCAGTGTTGATCTCGCGAAGAACACGGTTACCGCCTTTTCACATTTATATGGAGCGGTGTGACTTACCGAAAGATGTCATTGCGCTCGTTGTAATGAAAGGTAGACGTAGGATGATGACACTCGATGCGGCGTACGCTGATAAAGTATCAGATCAATTGAACGAATAGCTACATCTCATATATTTccaaagctgacgagattcATTGATTAAACTTCCTCCACCTCGATCTATTCGAGGAGCGATCACcggaatcaaaatcagcaaCCCACTAAGGGCCATGGTAAAGAGTGAGcatttgaggaagaggataagatcatcatcaccttttgatAGATAGGTAAGAGGAAACACGAGAGAAACCTATCAGAGCATGTAGTGGATTAGTACCCATAAGCCACAGGTACGATAGACCTGTTCATCGcaaatatcattcttcttcgtaaTACAATCATATTTAATCACTGTACATATGCTAAATGTCAGACTCCCAAAACTATGATAAATCCCCTAAACCTTCCAAGAATTTCTGATAGTCATCATCCGCCGTTACTGGCGTCGAGATGATCTCCTTTGTGGAATTTGACTTGGGTACATCACCTAAGACACCTTGTAATTTACCCATCAAACCACCGTTTCCGGGAGTAAGTCTTTTCCTCTCAtcgccttcatcatcaatttctccTGCTCCAGGAGCTGAATTGACCATTACTCCACCTCCTGGACCTTTACGTTTCTTAACTCCTCTAGGAACGAAAATTGTTGCTTCTTTTCGTAGATCACGAAGGACAGGTGCAGCTGATATCTCCCCTGTACCACCTGAAGCTGCCATATCGGTCGAAGCGTTGGCTGAAGCAATGGTCTCGTTTGACGTTGATGGCGTATTGGAcgaagctgaaggaggtggtcGAGCAGGTAAAGCATGTTGAGCTATTCTGTGTCCTTGATACGTTTGAGTAGGAGCATCAGATAATGGATCTTGTATTGTTGGCGGAGGTCGGTTATGTCCCATAT includes the following:
- a CDS encoding inosine triphosphate pyrophosphatase, with protein sequence MTSFVFVTGNANKLKEVKAILAAGDGSIQVTSKAVDVPEVQGTTQEVAIAKVKAAAEELGTACVTEDTALCFEALGGLPGPYIKDFLAKLGHEGLNTLLEGFPSTKATALCTFAYSSGPGSEPILFEGRTEGNIVPAKGPGHFGWDPIFAPIEGEGLTYAEMDGVAKNKISHRYRALEKLRIYLSEKAEKQTESKWKGLMG